The proteins below are encoded in one region of Oncorhynchus kisutch isolate 150728-3 unplaced genomic scaffold, Okis_V2 scaffold841, whole genome shotgun sequence:
- the LOC109878119 gene encoding uncharacterized protein LOC109878119 has protein sequence MDTFHTFSSQVGTSGQHWDNAAINNMDQYFHWVSKTCQQSSLEQGDMPSSFWRLTKLEIQILLNDVKHSINHMQGTLNTVQGQCIELQTAMSKVVSDESQIQKNKSMMVW, from the exons ATGGATACCTTTCAT ACCTTCTCATCACAAGTTGGAACTAGTGGTCAACATTGGGACAATGCAGCCATAAATAACATGGACCAATATTTTCATTGGG TGAGCAAGACCTGCCAGCAGAGCTCACTGGAGCAGGGAGACATGCCGTCATCCTTTTGGCGCCTGACAAA GCTTGAGATTCAGATCCTGCTGAACGATGTTAAGCATTCGATTAACCACATGCAGGGGACGCTGAACACCGTGCAGGGGCAGTGTATTGAGTTGCAGACTGCCATGTCTAAGGTAGTGTCAGATGAGTCTCAGATACAGAAGAATAAGTCtatgatggtatggtga